A region of Maridesulfovibrio sp. DNA encodes the following proteins:
- a CDS encoding PilZ domain-containing protein: MSQQLNQVIIYTDNPEQYANSNLSNYIKLDFCSCPTEFCHALLEKNYSGTILDVRKVMRTPCCDRNRVLTISSGVPTIRTVEKHKQPVFLDDHEKFICTCMTRKCSIQGATCPINVSLAVEISLEDDPAMAQSVNGTIHHISANGCSFHTEADLGGNSFLYLKIYSLKNRLPFFTGIRKEQSSAHCSCGFHVKFLDLKEDQKDQIATLVTLNRGDKPVHSTP, encoded by the coding sequence ATGAGCCAGCAACTCAATCAGGTAATTATCTACACGGATAATCCTGAGCAATATGCCAATTCGAATTTGTCAAACTATATTAAGCTGGATTTCTGCTCATGCCCGACTGAATTCTGCCACGCACTGCTGGAAAAAAATTATTCCGGAACTATCCTTGATGTCCGAAAAGTAATGCGTACTCCATGTTGCGACAGAAACCGGGTACTGACAATTTCATCGGGAGTCCCGACAATACGCACTGTTGAAAAGCACAAACAACCTGTTTTTCTCGACGACCATGAAAAATTTATCTGCACCTGCATGACCCGAAAATGCTCTATCCAGGGTGCGACATGCCCGATCAATGTCAGTCTCGCGGTTGAAATCAGTCTGGAGGACGATCCGGCCATGGCTCAGAGCGTCAATGGAACAATCCACCATATTTCAGCAAATGGTTGTTCCTTTCACACCGAGGCCGACCTTGGAGGCAATAGTTTCCTCTACTTGAAGATATACTCCCTCAAAAACAGGTTACCTTTTTTTACCGGAATTCGGAAAGAACAAAGCTCAGCTCATTGCTCCTGCGGTTTTCACGTAAAATTTCTGGATCTTAAAGAAGACCAGAAAGATCAAATTGCAACTCTTGTTACACTCAACAGAGGAGATAAACCTGTGCATTCTACCCCGTAG